The following are encoded together in the Zingiber officinale cultivar Zhangliang chromosome 8A, Zo_v1.1, whole genome shotgun sequence genome:
- the LOC122010084 gene encoding SKP1-like protein 21 isoform X4 has protein sequence MKPFIWLQCADGSIQQVEEEVVMFCPMIYREILQTGMGSSQNSAICLPDRVNPAILSLIFEYCRFHQVLGRSNKERKSFDEKFIRMDTKKLCELTSAADSLQLKPLVDLTSRALARMIEGKTPEEIRETFHLPDDLTEEEKLEPLKNVNDDPRIRLLNRLYAKKRKELKERQKLKDIEAEEEKKDERSVDEILSFINGEEDSKGVNAIKSKKKNRKKRDSHKDISGQDSTRLKNKKEANFSPSASQCSDARDNDDDTFPSNGEFEDGDIDDLDPAVKEELDREVEDFARRLNSDWPERMQEFLSLGQNQKLVPNRASSHGSLHETTGMDRR, from the exons ATGAAGCCCTTTATATGGCTCCAATGTGCTGATGGATCCATTCAACAAGTTGAAGAGGAGGTTGTGATGTTCTGTCCTATGATATACCGGGAGATCCTTCAGACAGGGATGGGTTCTTCTCAAAATTCTGCTATATGTTTACCTGATCGCGTCAACCCTGCTATTCTCAGCTTAATTTTTGAATATTGTCGATTTCATCAAGTACTAGGCCGCTCTAACAAG GAACGAAAATCCTTTGATGAGAAATTCATCAGGATGGACACCAAAAAACTATGTGAGTTAACTTCTGCAGCAGACAGCCTCCAGCTGAAGCCATTGGTTGATCTCACTAGTCGTGCATTGGCTCGTATGATAGAGGGGAAGACACCGGAAGAAATTCGTGAAACATTTCATTTACCTGATGACCTTACAGAG GAAGAGAAGCTGGAGCCACTGAAAAATGTAAATGATGATCCACGAATACGGCTACTCAATCGGCTATATGCTAAGAAACGAAAAGAATTAAAGGAGCGTCAAAAATTAAAG GACATtgaagcagaggaagaaaagaaagatgaACGCTCAGTTGatgaaatcttatcttttatcAATGGAGAAGAAG ATTCCAAAGGTGTTAATGCTATTAAAAGTAAGAAAAAGAACAGGAAGAAGAGAGATTCCCATAAAGATATTTCTGGACAAGACTCAACCAGACTCAAGAACAAG AAGGAAGCCAACTTTTCTCCAAGTGCAAGTCAATGTTCAGATGCCCGAGATAATGATGATGACACTTTTCCATCAAATGGTGAATTTGAAGATGGTGATATTGATGATTTGGATCCTGCTGTTAAGGAAGAACTTGATAG AGAAGTAGAAGATTTTGCCAGGAGATTGAATTCTGATTGGCCTGAAAGAATGCAAGAATTCTTGTCTTTGGGACAAAACCAAAAACTTGTTCCGAATAGAGCTAGTTCGCACGGTTCACTTCACGAGACCACAG GCATGGACAGGAGATAA
- the LOC122010084 gene encoding SKP1-like protein 21 isoform X3, translated as MSENEKAIIKPEAMKPFIWLQCADGSIQQVEEEVVMFCPMIYREILQTGMGSSQNSAICLPDRVNPAILSLIFEYCRFHQVLGRSNKERKSFDEKFIRMDTKKLCELTSAADSLQLKPLVDLTSRALARMIEGKTPEEIRETFHLPDDLTEEEKLEPLKNVNDDPRIRLLNRLYAKKRKELKERQKLKDIEAEEEKKDERSVDEILSFINGEEDSKGVNAIKSKKKNRKKRDSHKDISGQDSTRLKNKKEANFSPSASQCSDARDNDDDTFPSNGEFEDGDIDDLDPAVKEELDREVEDFARRLNSDWPERMQEFLSLGQNQKLVPNRASSHGSLHETTGMDRR; from the exons ATGTCAGAAAATGAGAAGGCTATAATAAAACCAGAG GCAATGAAGCCCTTTATATGGCTCCAATGTGCTGATGGATCCATTCAACAAGTTGAAGAGGAGGTTGTGATGTTCTGTCCTATGATATACCGGGAGATCCTTCAGACAGGGATGGGTTCTTCTCAAAATTCTGCTATATGTTTACCTGATCGCGTCAACCCTGCTATTCTCAGCTTAATTTTTGAATATTGTCGATTTCATCAAGTACTAGGCCGCTCTAACAAG GAACGAAAATCCTTTGATGAGAAATTCATCAGGATGGACACCAAAAAACTATGTGAGTTAACTTCTGCAGCAGACAGCCTCCAGCTGAAGCCATTGGTTGATCTCACTAGTCGTGCATTGGCTCGTATGATAGAGGGGAAGACACCGGAAGAAATTCGTGAAACATTTCATTTACCTGATGACCTTACAGAG GAAGAGAAGCTGGAGCCACTGAAAAATGTAAATGATGATCCACGAATACGGCTACTCAATCGGCTATATGCTAAGAAACGAAAAGAATTAAAGGAGCGTCAAAAATTAAAG GACATtgaagcagaggaagaaaagaaagatgaACGCTCAGTTGatgaaatcttatcttttatcAATGGAGAAGAAG ATTCCAAAGGTGTTAATGCTATTAAAAGTAAGAAAAAGAACAGGAAGAAGAGAGATTCCCATAAAGATATTTCTGGACAAGACTCAACCAGACTCAAGAACAAG AAGGAAGCCAACTTTTCTCCAAGTGCAAGTCAATGTTCAGATGCCCGAGATAATGATGATGACACTTTTCCATCAAATGGTGAATTTGAAGATGGTGATATTGATGATTTGGATCCTGCTGTTAAGGAAGAACTTGATAG AGAAGTAGAAGATTTTGCCAGGAGATTGAATTCTGATTGGCCTGAAAGAATGCAAGAATTCTTGTCTTTGGGACAAAACCAAAAACTTGTTCCGAATAGAGCTAGTTCGCACGGTTCACTTCACGAGACCACAG GCATGGACAGGAGATAA
- the LOC122010084 gene encoding SKP1-like protein 21 isoform X1, with protein sequence MQSVLLQHETNQSKLVILDSVGFCCIFLSSIFPTFLEKSCIPMSENEKAIIKPEAMKPFIWLQCADGSIQQVEEEVVMFCPMIYREILQTGMGSSQNSAICLPDRVNPAILSLIFEYCRFHQVLGRSNKERKSFDEKFIRMDTKKLCELTSAADSLQLKPLVDLTSRALARMIEGKTPEEIRETFHLPDDLTEEEKLEPLKNVNDDPRIRLLNRLYAKKRKELKERQKLKDIEAEEEKKDERSVDEILSFINGEEDSKGVNAIKSKKKNRKKRDSHKDISGQDSTRLKNKKEANFSPSASQCSDARDNDDDTFPSNGEFEDGDIDDLDPAVKEELDREVEDFARRLNSDWPERMQEFLSLGQNQKLVPNRASSHGSLHETTGMDRR encoded by the exons ATGCAATCA GTCTTGTTACAACATGAGACCAACCAATCCAAACTAGTCATTCTTGACTCGGTGGGGTTTTGCTGTATTTTCTTGTCATCCATTTTCCCTACATTTCTTGAAAAGAGTTGCATACCCATGTCAGAAAATGAGAAGGCTATAATAAAACCAGAG GCAATGAAGCCCTTTATATGGCTCCAATGTGCTGATGGATCCATTCAACAAGTTGAAGAGGAGGTTGTGATGTTCTGTCCTATGATATACCGGGAGATCCTTCAGACAGGGATGGGTTCTTCTCAAAATTCTGCTATATGTTTACCTGATCGCGTCAACCCTGCTATTCTCAGCTTAATTTTTGAATATTGTCGATTTCATCAAGTACTAGGCCGCTCTAACAAG GAACGAAAATCCTTTGATGAGAAATTCATCAGGATGGACACCAAAAAACTATGTGAGTTAACTTCTGCAGCAGACAGCCTCCAGCTGAAGCCATTGGTTGATCTCACTAGTCGTGCATTGGCTCGTATGATAGAGGGGAAGACACCGGAAGAAATTCGTGAAACATTTCATTTACCTGATGACCTTACAGAG GAAGAGAAGCTGGAGCCACTGAAAAATGTAAATGATGATCCACGAATACGGCTACTCAATCGGCTATATGCTAAGAAACGAAAAGAATTAAAGGAGCGTCAAAAATTAAAG GACATtgaagcagaggaagaaaagaaagatgaACGCTCAGTTGatgaaatcttatcttttatcAATGGAGAAGAAG ATTCCAAAGGTGTTAATGCTATTAAAAGTAAGAAAAAGAACAGGAAGAAGAGAGATTCCCATAAAGATATTTCTGGACAAGACTCAACCAGACTCAAGAACAAG AAGGAAGCCAACTTTTCTCCAAGTGCAAGTCAATGTTCAGATGCCCGAGATAATGATGATGACACTTTTCCATCAAATGGTGAATTTGAAGATGGTGATATTGATGATTTGGATCCTGCTGTTAAGGAAGAACTTGATAG AGAAGTAGAAGATTTTGCCAGGAGATTGAATTCTGATTGGCCTGAAAGAATGCAAGAATTCTTGTCTTTGGGACAAAACCAAAAACTTGTTCCGAATAGAGCTAGTTCGCACGGTTCACTTCACGAGACCACAG GCATGGACAGGAGATAA
- the LOC122010084 gene encoding SKP1-like protein 21 isoform X2: MQSVLLQHETNQSKLVILDSVGFCCIFLSSIFPTFLEKSCIPMSENEKAIIKPEAMKPFIWLQCADGSIQQVEEEVVMFCPMIYREILQTGMGSSQNSAICLPDRVNPAILSLIFEYCRFHQVLGRSNKERKSFDEKFIRMDTKKLCELTSAADSLQLKPLVDLTSRALARMIEGKTPEEIRETFHLPDDLTEEEKLEPLKNVNDDPRIRLLNRLYAKKRKELKERQKLKDIEAEEEKKDERSVDEILSFINGEEDSKGVNAIKSKKKNRKKRDSHKDISGQDSTRLKNKEANFSPSASQCSDARDNDDDTFPSNGEFEDGDIDDLDPAVKEELDREVEDFARRLNSDWPERMQEFLSLGQNQKLVPNRASSHGSLHETTGMDRR, encoded by the exons ATGCAATCA GTCTTGTTACAACATGAGACCAACCAATCCAAACTAGTCATTCTTGACTCGGTGGGGTTTTGCTGTATTTTCTTGTCATCCATTTTCCCTACATTTCTTGAAAAGAGTTGCATACCCATGTCAGAAAATGAGAAGGCTATAATAAAACCAGAG GCAATGAAGCCCTTTATATGGCTCCAATGTGCTGATGGATCCATTCAACAAGTTGAAGAGGAGGTTGTGATGTTCTGTCCTATGATATACCGGGAGATCCTTCAGACAGGGATGGGTTCTTCTCAAAATTCTGCTATATGTTTACCTGATCGCGTCAACCCTGCTATTCTCAGCTTAATTTTTGAATATTGTCGATTTCATCAAGTACTAGGCCGCTCTAACAAG GAACGAAAATCCTTTGATGAGAAATTCATCAGGATGGACACCAAAAAACTATGTGAGTTAACTTCTGCAGCAGACAGCCTCCAGCTGAAGCCATTGGTTGATCTCACTAGTCGTGCATTGGCTCGTATGATAGAGGGGAAGACACCGGAAGAAATTCGTGAAACATTTCATTTACCTGATGACCTTACAGAG GAAGAGAAGCTGGAGCCACTGAAAAATGTAAATGATGATCCACGAATACGGCTACTCAATCGGCTATATGCTAAGAAACGAAAAGAATTAAAGGAGCGTCAAAAATTAAAG GACATtgaagcagaggaagaaaagaaagatgaACGCTCAGTTGatgaaatcttatcttttatcAATGGAGAAGAAG ATTCCAAAGGTGTTAATGCTATTAAAAGTAAGAAAAAGAACAGGAAGAAGAGAGATTCCCATAAAGATATTTCTGGACAAGACTCAACCAGACTCAAGAACAAG GAAGCCAACTTTTCTCCAAGTGCAAGTCAATGTTCAGATGCCCGAGATAATGATGATGACACTTTTCCATCAAATGGTGAATTTGAAGATGGTGATATTGATGATTTGGATCCTGCTGTTAAGGAAGAACTTGATAG AGAAGTAGAAGATTTTGCCAGGAGATTGAATTCTGATTGGCCTGAAAGAATGCAAGAATTCTTGTCTTTGGGACAAAACCAAAAACTTGTTCCGAATAGAGCTAGTTCGCACGGTTCACTTCACGAGACCACAG GCATGGACAGGAGATAA